The stretch of DNA TGCGTGGACGGCGGCTACTCCGCCGGGAAGCTGGCCGTGCAGGGGCCGAGCGTCGACGCCTTCTACGGACTGATCGACCGGCGGGTGTAGTGCCGCGCCCGGCAGGCAGCTTGGGGTGGCGCATAGGACCAATCTCCCTCTTCGCGCAAGTGTAAGGCTGAGCACGCCGGAACAGGGGGTCGTGGCATGCCTTCGCGCTCCACAAAGGTGGCGATCGTGACAGGGGCCGGCACCGGGGTCGGACGGGCGGTAGCGCGGGGGCTTTTAGACGAAGGCTACTCCGTCGTCCTGGCCGGTCGCCGTAGGGCACCGCTCGAGGCGACGGCGCGCGCGTCCAAGGCGCCGGCGTCCCGCATGCTGATCGTGCCGACCGACATCGGCGATGCCGCGTCGGTGCGGAGCCTGTTCGCGAAGACGAAGAAGCAGTTCGGGCGGCTCGACCTTCTCTTCAACAACGCCGGACTCAACGCACCCGGCATTCCGCTCGAGGATCTGAGCTACGAGCAGTGGACCGCCGTGGTCAACGTGAACCTCACCGGGACCTTCCTGTGCACGCAGGAAGCGTTTCGGATCATGAAGAGCCAGACGCCCCGCGGCGGCCGCGTCATCAACAACGGCTCGATCTCCGCCCATGCACCGCGGCCGAACTCCGCGCCGTACACTTCGACGAAGCACGGGATCACCGGGCTTACGAAGTCGACCGCGCTCGACGGACGCAAGTACGACATCGCCTGCGGCCAGGTCGATATCGGCAACGCGATCACGCCGATGACCGAGCGGATGGCGCAGGGCGTGACGCAGGCCGACGGCTCGGTGCGGCCGGAGCCGCGCATCGATCCGAAGCACGTCGCCGATGCCGTCGTCTACATGGCGGGCCTGCCGCTCGACACGAACGTGC from bacterium encodes:
- a CDS encoding SDR family oxidoreductase, yielding MPSRSTKVAIVTGAGTGVGRAVARGLLDEGYSVVLAGRRRAPLEATARASKAPASRMLIVPTDIGDAASVRSLFAKTKKQFGRLDLLFNNAGLNAPGIPLEDLSYEQWTAVVNVNLTGTFLCTQEAFRIMKSQTPRGGRVINNGSISAHAPRPNSAPYTSTKHGITGLTKSTALDGRKYDIACGQVDIGNAITPMTERMAQGVTQADGSVRPEPRIDPKHVADAVVYMAGLPLDTNVLFLTVMATKMPFVGRG